A single window of Bacteroidia bacterium DNA harbors:
- a CDS encoding TonB-dependent receptor plug domain-containing protein produces the protein MKRFVLKYLLLLGLTACAQSDEQFFDMSIEELLNTTIEVTNKQKTKILEAPAIVSFITQEEIKYSGARDLLDVLHMIPGIQFGHDVENVVGISMRGFWGHEGKVLILWDGIELNENLFATTQFGNHYDIQAIKRIEIIRGPGSALYGGYAGLCVINIITKDGNDGNLVTVSNTTGTFYDRLSRINGNLNITKKWENGLNIGLHGLYGRSVRSNENFTDFYGKTFDMGEGNNSTIVPTMLSAKLEYKNFLLSSQFDNYIIYDRVIFGSNSDEPQTVRFHSFNARASYKLKLNDKLECLPSLTIKRNIPWQKPKLPAVIPFHYDKTAYRTNPNILFNYNVTEKINLQWGFDSYQDYCLVNKHSTPDELFKDSTYSAFYYNLAGFAQATVHTKWANFTVGLRYDKHNAFAGAISPRLVVTRTFFDKLTLKMMASGAFRSPVIENIRLAEMNKNTIKPERIYTFEAGTTYKFDKNFYVSLNVFNVRLLDPIVYTSDTVAEYYYNFDEADNIGAELETIFKRQWGSVTFSYSYYRNVQNKVPLFEVPQRKGYLLGNAQHKICTELNLHPTKSFNVNINQVFLSQRYGYVGIDSVGEYKPVFLTNLYVSYQNPVQIQGLEVGIGIYNIFNENFRLIQPYNGGVNALPALNREFLIRIIYKFKI, from the coding sequence ATGAAAAGATTTGTACTAAAATATTTGTTATTATTAGGTCTAACTGCATGTGCCCAATCTGACGAGCAGTTTTTCGATATGAGTATAGAAGAGCTGCTCAACACAACTATAGAAGTAACTAACAAACAAAAAACTAAGATTTTAGAAGCACCTGCTATTGTGTCTTTTATTACTCAAGAAGAAATAAAATACTCAGGCGCAAGAGACTTATTGGATGTTCTCCACATGATTCCAGGTATACAGTTTGGGCATGATGTAGAAAATGTTGTAGGAATAAGCATGAGAGGCTTTTGGGGACATGAAGGCAAAGTACTTATTTTATGGGATGGCATTGAACTAAATGAGAATTTGTTCGCTACTACTCAATTTGGTAACCACTACGATATACAAGCCATTAAACGTATAGAAATTATAAGAGGACCAGGTTCAGCTTTATATGGTGGATATGCAGGATTATGTGTGATTAACATCATTACAAAAGATGGAAATGATGGTAACTTAGTTACCGTTTCTAATACAACAGGTACCTTTTACGATCGACTTAGTCGTATAAATGGTAACCTGAACATTACAAAAAAATGGGAAAATGGATTAAATATAGGTCTACATGGTTTGTATGGGAGAAGTGTTCGGAGCAATGAGAACTTTACCGACTTTTATGGCAAAACTTTTGATATGGGCGAAGGTAATAACAGTACGATTGTACCCACAATGCTTTCGGCTAAATTGGAATACAAAAACTTTCTACTCTCTTCACAATTTGATAACTACATTATATATGACCGAGTGATATTTGGAAGTAATTCTGATGAACCACAAACTGTAAGATTTCATAGCTTTAATGCTAGAGCTTCTTACAAGCTTAAACTCAATGATAAACTAGAATGCTTGCCCTCATTAACCATAAAAAGAAATATTCCATGGCAAAAACCTAAACTTCCTGCAGTTATTCCGTTTCACTACGATAAAACTGCATACAGAACCAACCCAAATATACTGTTTAACTACAACGTAACTGAGAAAATAAACCTCCAGTGGGGATTTGACAGTTATCAAGATTATTGTCTAGTAAATAAACATTCTACTCCAGACGAACTATTTAAAGATAGTACGTACAGTGCTTTTTATTACAATCTTGCAGGTTTCGCACAAGCAACAGTACATACTAAATGGGCTAACTTTACTGTGGGACTTCGTTACGACAAGCACAATGCCTTTGCAGGGGCTATAAGTCCAAGATTAGTTGTCACTCGAACCTTCTTTGATAAACTTACTCTTAAAATGATGGCAAGTGGTGCATTTCGCTCACCCGTTATTGAAAATATTCGCCTAGCTGAAATGAATAAAAATACTATTAAACCTGAAAGAATTTATACTTTTGAAGCAGGTACTACCTACAAATTTGATAAAAATTTTTATGTAAGTTTGAATGTTTTTAATGTAAGACTATTGGACCCTATTGTCTATACATCAGATACTGTTGCAGAATACTACTATAACTTTGATGAAGCAGACAATATAGGTGCAGAGTTAGAAACCATATTTAAACGGCAATGGGGTAGTGTTACTTTCAGTTATTCCTACTATCGCAATGTACAAAATAAAGTGCCTTTGTTTGAAGTACCGCAACGTAAAGGCTATTTACTAGGAAATGCTCAACACAAAATATGTACAGAACTTAATCTTCATCCTACTAAGTCATTTAACGTCAATATCAATCAGGTATTTCTTAGTCAAAGGTATGGATATGTCGGGATAGATAGTGTAGGGGAATACAAACCTGTATTCTTAACTAATTTGTATGTCAGTTACCAAAATCCTGTTCAAATACAAGGTTTAGAAGTAGGTATAGGTATATACAATATATTCAATGAAAACTTTCGCTTAATTCAACCCTATAACGGCGGAGTAAATGCACTGCCTGCTTTGAATAGAGAATTTTTAATCCGAATTATCTATAAGTTCAAGATTTAA
- a CDS encoding SpoIIE family protein phosphatase translates to MSKPVIICVDDEKVVLDSLSKELEFAMGDEFVIEPAESGEEALELVQDLLSQNRDIPAFISDQLMPGMKGDELLKEVHRIIPNTRKILLTGQATMNSVVNAINQANLYRYIAKPWDTTDLKLTVQEAVKSYFLDSKLSKHVAILERINKTTTQLAQEVRVSRLVQALINEIITYLDLDKVSIVFPAHQSHLNKHISIQNGQHLYLEDTQLPYEIITQSYKEKKVIVENNAVYKPDYKNQSYIQSNRVASLVIHPMVYKNETIATIYAEKTKKSDYFTNEHLTYLKLLLDQAATMLDNAFLYEGLEQVIAERTQVIEQQNKDIQDSIRYARRIQFAVMPSVVDIQKFIPNSFIFFSPKDIVSGDFYWALPAEEYFFIAAGDCTGHGVPGAFMSLIGSMLLHNIVSEYRIYDTGKILTELHNAIRKTLQSNPTDEYGLIQDGMDISLCRINLKTKHIQFSGANHILYIFQNGQMYEHKTDKMPIGGQHEYTFTTYEIQFNSNDILYMFTDGITDQFGGEEGKKFSRKQLASLLESIHTLPAQQQLERIQKHILEWRKDIPQTDDMLVIGISL, encoded by the coding sequence ATGTCCAAGCCTGTTATTATTTGCGTAGATGACGAGAAAGTTGTACTAGATAGCTTATCCAAAGAACTAGAGTTTGCAATGGGAGATGAATTCGTTATTGAACCCGCTGAAAGTGGAGAAGAAGCACTCGAACTAGTTCAAGATCTACTTTCGCAGAATAGAGATATTCCTGCATTTATATCCGACCAGCTTATGCCAGGCATGAAAGGTGATGAGTTATTGAAAGAAGTACATCGGATTATACCTAATACCCGCAAAATTCTACTTACAGGTCAAGCTACTATGAATTCTGTAGTTAATGCCATTAACCAGGCTAACTTATACCGATATATTGCTAAACCTTGGGATACCACAGACCTTAAATTGACTGTACAAGAAGCTGTTAAAAGCTACTTTTTAGACTCAAAATTAAGCAAACATGTTGCGATTTTAGAACGTATCAACAAAACCACTACGCAGTTAGCTCAAGAAGTTAGAGTTTCAAGGTTAGTTCAAGCACTAATCAATGAAATTATTACCTACTTAGACTTAGATAAAGTAAGTATTGTATTTCCTGCTCACCAAAGTCATCTGAATAAACACATTTCTATACAAAATGGGCAGCATCTTTACTTGGAAGATACTCAATTACCTTATGAGATTATCACACAATCCTACAAAGAAAAAAAAGTTATTGTAGAAAATAACGCAGTTTATAAACCAGACTACAAAAATCAAAGTTACATACAGAGTAACAGAGTGGCTTCTTTGGTTATTCATCCCATGGTATATAAAAACGAAACTATTGCTACCATATATGCAGAAAAAACCAAAAAATCTGATTATTTTACAAATGAACACCTTACTTATCTCAAGCTACTTTTAGACCAAGCTGCTACAATGTTAGATAATGCTTTTTTGTACGAAGGCTTAGAGCAAGTTATCGCAGAGCGTACCCAAGTAATAGAACAGCAAAACAAAGATATTCAAGACAGTATTCGATATGCAAGGCGAATACAGTTTGCTGTGATGCCTAGCGTTGTAGATATTCAAAAGTTTATCCCTAATTCTTTTATATTTTTCTCTCCCAAAGACATTGTAAGTGGGGACTTTTATTGGGCTTTGCCAGCTGAAGAGTACTTTTTTATTGCTGCGGGAGATTGTACAGGGCATGGAGTTCCAGGTGCCTTCATGTCTTTAATTGGAAGCATGTTATTGCATAATATTGTCAGTGAGTACAGAATTTACGACACAGGTAAAATTCTTACCGAACTTCACAACGCTATCCGAAAAACTTTGCAAAGTAATCCCACAGATGAATATGGACTTATTCAAGATGGAATGGATATATCTCTATGCAGGATAAACCTTAAAACTAAGCATATACAATTTTCAGGGGCTAACCATATTCTATATATCTTTCAAAATGGACAGATGTATGAGCATAAAACGGATAAAATGCCGATTGGCGGACAACACGAATATACCTTTACTACTTATGAAATCCAATTTAATTCTAACGATATTCTATACATGTTCACGGATGGAATTACCGATCAATTTGGAGGTGAAGAAGGTAAAAAATTCTCTCGTAAGCAATTAGCAAGCTTATTAGAGAGTATTCATACTTTACCTGCACAACAGCAATTAGAACGTATTCAGAAACATATTTTAGAATGGCGAAAAGATATTCCACAAACTGACGATATGTTAGTTATAGGTATTTCATTGTAG
- a CDS encoding ABC transporter substrate-binding protein, with product MKPALFELISYQLLCACVVIILSCDKGNFLLAQESFTQPRDWVIIRHSTDIECLNPIINISPKNQHINQFVFQSLNGVNPKTLEVIPFLASLPIRSEDGKSQIFEIRNDAVWGDGTPITAEDVEFTIKVIKNPKVKSSRLRYFYRGVLDIKADKNNNKKFEVKYDQPNQSIAMLKILPKHLFDPEGLMDKFSISELNRDTVELAENPKINKFAEQFNSEEFSKKVLFNKACSSGAYYFASCNPSEELVLQRKEVWWGDNYYSEPGELFVANQKRIVYKVVKDLKLTINMLTLEYLDVVYDLPAKEFAEMAKSNSSYFNYKLCTSNTLEYLFIGINTKRNNLLSNSEFRKALCLAVDVDYFLSKVAREYGRRLTCPGIPEKKIGYNDKIPLIEPNPEQAISIVSKLGYNQQDEDGFRYKIEGSQKRYIELELSIVEGNHDYRKIAHYLSEAFKQIGVKLNVAERSIPEQTEKLNKRDFDLYLGKVTEGIGITNPYTSWHTKSPANYTGFGNATSDDLIENILKEKDAARKKNLYDQLQEMIMAESPLILLWSPQSKIAINNRFQNVNTYPVSAYFAGFNPAAFYTPTELVRYK from the coding sequence ATGAAGCCTGCTCTATTTGAACTTATTAGTTATCAGCTACTTTGTGCTTGTGTCGTTATTATTTTATCTTGTGATAAAGGTAATTTTTTATTAGCACAGGAAAGTTTCACACAGCCTAGAGATTGGGTGATTATACGTCACTCTACGGATATAGAATGTCTCAATCCTATCATAAACATAAGCCCCAAGAATCAGCACATCAACCAATTCGTATTCCAAAGCTTGAATGGGGTTAATCCGAAAACATTAGAGGTTATTCCCTTTTTAGCTTCCTTACCTATTCGTAGTGAAGATGGTAAAAGCCAGATCTTTGAAATTAGGAATGATGCAGTATGGGGCGATGGTACACCTATTACTGCGGAGGATGTTGAATTTACTATAAAAGTAATTAAAAATCCTAAGGTTAAGTCATCAAGATTGCGATATTTTTATCGTGGTGTTTTGGATATCAAAGCGGATAAGAATAATAACAAGAAATTTGAGGTGAAATACGATCAACCTAATCAAAGTATTGCAATGCTCAAGATACTACCAAAGCATCTTTTTGATCCAGAAGGTTTAATGGATAAATTTTCTATATCTGAACTAAATAGAGATACTGTAGAGTTAGCGGAAAATCCTAAAATTAATAAGTTTGCAGAACAATTTAATAGTGAGGAGTTTAGTAAAAAAGTTTTGTTTAATAAAGCTTGCTCATCAGGGGCTTATTACTTTGCTTCTTGTAATCCATCAGAGGAATTAGTACTACAGCGTAAGGAAGTGTGGTGGGGAGATAATTATTATAGCGAACCTGGCGAACTATTTGTGGCTAATCAGAAAAGGATTGTATATAAGGTAGTAAAAGACTTAAAACTAACCATAAACATGCTTACACTTGAATACCTCGATGTCGTATATGACTTACCTGCCAAAGAATTTGCAGAAATGGCAAAGTCAAATAGTTCGTATTTCAATTACAAGCTCTGTACTTCTAACACTTTGGAATATCTATTTATTGGGATTAACACTAAAAGAAACAACTTGCTTTCTAACAGCGAATTCAGAAAAGCACTGTGTTTAGCTGTAGATGTAGATTATTTTCTGAGTAAAGTTGCTCGCGAGTATGGTAGAAGATTGACTTGTCCAGGAATACCTGAAAAGAAAATTGGCTACAATGATAAAATACCTCTCATAGAACCTAACCCTGAGCAAGCTATATCTATTGTATCAAAATTAGGATATAATCAACAAGATGAGGATGGATTTAGGTATAAGATAGAAGGCAGCCAAAAAAGATACATTGAGTTAGAGTTAAGTATTGTAGAAGGTAATCACGATTATCGTAAAATTGCCCACTATCTGTCTGAGGCTTTTAAGCAAATAGGTGTTAAGCTGAATGTTGCGGAACGCAGTATTCCTGAACAAACAGAAAAATTGAACAAAAGAGACTTTGACTTATATTTAGGTAAGGTAACCGAAGGTATAGGTATAACTAACCCTTATACTTCTTGGCATACAAAAAGTCCTGCAAACTATACAGGTTTTGGCAATGCCACTTCAGATGATTTAATAGAAAACATATTAAAAGAAAAGGATGCTGCTCGTAAAAAAAATTTATATGACCAGCTACAAGAAATGATTATGGCAGAAAGTCCTTTAATTCTGCTTTGGTCGCCCCAATCTAAAATTGCAATTAACAATCGCTTTCAAAATGTAAATACTTATCCTGTATCAGCCTATTTTGCAGGATTTAATCCTGCGGCTTTCTACACACCTACGGAATTGGTTAGATATAAATGA